In Paenibacillus xylanilyticus, the genomic window CAAGGCTTGCTTTGCATTGGCCAGCTCCGTCTCATTCACATAAACATAAGGGCTTCTCCAGTCCCCCGTCACAGGCGTATAGTGCACATCCGATTTGGAAATGTTCCAATACGTCGAAATAAAGTTTTTCATCTGTTCGGATTCCACGTCGGTTGTCATATTGTCATCAATTGCACCAATGACTTTGCTAATCTTCGTCACACCACCAAGCGATTTCATCTGATCCAGCATGGAGTTCAGTACCTGGTTTTGCCGCTTATTACGGTCAAAGTCATTGGATTCAGCCGTTTTGGGATCACAGTTGGATTTGCGGTAGCGCACAAAATCGAGTGCTTGCTTACCGTCCAGATGCTGATCACCCGCAACCAGATTAATATCTGTATTGTCGGCCGTATCCCGGTAACACATATTTTTGTCGACCGTCACATCCACACCACCTACGGCATCAACAGCATCGCGGAATGCCTGGAAGTTAAGCACCGTTGTGTAATTGATATCGACGTCAAAATACTTGCCCATCATTTCTTTCATCTGATCCTCAGCGTTCTTACCTGAGGTCTTCTCTTGGGCTTTAAACTTAGGATAGTATGAATTCAGTTTATTCGCCTTGTATCCTTCAAGTTCAATCCGCGTATCACGCGGCAAGGAAACAATAGTGGCCGTTTTGGTATCCGGGTTCATAGCTGCTACCATGACAACATCGGATAGATACGTTCCGGTTTCAGGACGGTTATCTGTACCCAACAGCAGCATGGTAATGGGCTTGGTCTTGGCTGACATCCCTGGAGGCACTGGTTTGTCAATGCCGGTGTCCGCCACCTGATTATACACCCAGTAGAGATATCCCCCACCTACAATGATGGCAATCACCAAAAGGCTCAAAACGAATTTGGCAAATGTGCGCATCCGCTTTTTCTTTTTCGGTGGCTTGCCTTTACTGTTGTTAGACCCTGAAGCTCCGGAATGGGATGGTGCCTGTCTACGCGGAGGCAGTCCGTTCGAATTCGAGTTCATATCTTCAACACCTTTATCACATCTGTTTTGGTCCAAATAAAAGACAACCGCTTTCCCGAAGGAAAACGGATGGACTGTACAGAGACAGATTTTATGAATTTCTGGCGGCAGCTTCCGCCTTTTTCTTTTGACGACCTTCGATGAAATAGCGCACTCTCACTAACAGCATCAAACCAACAGCTACCAGCAAACATTGAATAATCGGGAGCTTGTCGATCTGAAAAATAAGAAGCATGAATGTGCCCATCGCCATCAATAGATAAAGAAAGATTTCCTTAACGAGCGGCAATTTCTGACGTACCCGAAACACCTTATTATATACGTAAGTAATCAGCACAAAGATGACGATGTAGGCTACGATCGGGTGTGATGCGAACCATGCTTGCATGCACAGTCAGCTCCTTTCGTTGTTCATGCTTGTATAAGTAAACTGGTTGATGGAACAACACGTAATTGGGAATTCAAGCGAGCATTAGTGACCGTTTCGGGTTCGGATCGTTCTTTCGATCGCTGTTATCTCCAGATTTTTTGAACATTTTTTCAAATGGGAAAATCCGGAGATAAAGGCGAACGCTTTGCTTCTTCAGAATCGATTCCGTTCCCTCCACTACATATGCTGCATTAACCCAAATCCATTTGGAAGACATCAAACGTTAACTTATACATACTATTTTTTGTTAGTTAAAATTAAGCGTTATTTTGAGCCATTTTGCGTTGTTTCTCTGCACGCTCACGCTCGGATTTGTTCAGGATTTTCTTACGAAGACGAATAGATTTCGGTGTAATCTCACAATATTCATCTTCATTCAGATATTCAAGCGCCTGTTCCAACGAGAAGATAATCGGCGTTTTAATTTTAACCGTATCATCTTTACCAGAAGAACGAACGTTAGTCAGTTGTTTTTCTTTGCAGATGTTAACAACGATATCATTGTCACGTGTATGCTCACCAACGATCATACCTTCGTAAATTTCTGTTCCTGGCTCAAGGAAGAGCGTACCACGATCCTCAACACCCATCATTCCATAGAACGTAGATGTACCCGTTTCAGTTGAGATCAGTACACCTTGGTGACGTCCACCCACTTGACCGGATACGACTGGAGCGTAGCTGTCAAATGCATGGTTCATTA contains:
- a CDS encoding LCP family protein gives rise to the protein MNSNSNGLPPRRQAPSHSGASGSNNSKGKPPKKKKRMRTFAKFVLSLLVIAIIVGGGYLYWVYNQVADTGIDKPVPPGMSAKTKPITMLLLGTDNRPETGTYLSDVVMVAAMNPDTKTATIVSLPRDTRIELEGYKANKLNSYYPKFKAQEKTSGKNAEDQMKEMMGKYFDVDINYTTVLNFQAFRDAVDAVGGVDVTVDKNMCYRDTADNTDINLVAGDQHLDGKQALDFVRYRKSNCDPKTAESNDFDRNKRQNQVLNSMLDQMKSLGGVTKISKVIGAIDDNMTTDVESEQMKNFISTYWNISKSDVHYTPVTGDWRSPYVYVNETELANAKQALQDTLSGKVTATPAAE
- a CDS encoding YlaH-like family protein — translated: MQAWFASHPIVAYIVIFVLITYVYNKVFRVRQKLPLVKEIFLYLLMAMGTFMLLIFQIDKLPIIQCLLVAVGLMLLVRVRYFIEGRQKKKAEAAARNS